GCTCATGCTGATTACATGTTGTTACTGAAATAACTGATGCCGTTTTCTATAGTTACTGGAAGGTAAAATTTTAatgttactgtttttttttctcagaaatacAGCCATAGGAATAACAAAAATGTATGGAATCAGTGAATTAAAGCATAAGAAATCATTCGAAACATTTTTAGAAACATCTCCATCTTATTCTTAccacttgaaatatattttgcttcttaatattacaTGCAGAAATTTACATCAGTGAACAACTGATATAACTCTCCTAATTCTTTAATAATAAACACTTGACGTAAATCTGATTTGTCTATTTTACTTGTACCTTTTTACAATAAGTTTTCTTGCCAACAGTTCTAGAAGATGCCATACTTATGTGTTGAGTAGACTGAAAAATATTCGGTAAAACAATCCTGAAATGCATGAACAGCTAACCTACACGGTAACTCATTCGAATTACAGCTCGCCTATACGCACCGCTAAGTACAGATCTCCCATACGCACCGCAAACTACAGCTCGCCTATACGCACCGCTAAGTACAGATCGCCTATACACATCGCTAACTACAGCTCGCCTATACGCACCGTTAAGTACAGCTCGCCTATACGCACCGCTAACTACAGCTCGCCTATACGCACCGCTAACTACAGCTCGCCTATACGCACCGCTAAGTACAGCACGCCTATACGCACCGCTTTGTACAGATCGCCTATACGCACCGTTAAGTACAGCTCGCCTATACGCATCGCTAACTACAGCTCGCCTATACGCACCGCTAACTACAGCTCGCCTATACACATCGCTAACTACAGCTCGCCTATACGCACCGTAAAGTACAGACCGCCTATACGCACCGTTAAGTACAGATCGCCTATACGCACCGTTAACTACAGCTCGCGTATACGCACCGCTAAGTACAGCACGCCTATACGCACCGCTTTGTACAGATCGCCTATACGCATCTCTATCTACAACTGGCCTATACGCACCGCTAAGTACAGCTCGCCTATACGCATCGCTAACTACAGCTCGCCTATACGCATCGCTAACTACAGCACGCCTATACGAATAACCGCTCGCCTACACACCACATTAACTACTTCCAATAACGCTTGACTACGCATCAAAGCAAAATATGCAATAAGATTGAAAGACAATATTGACAGCAACTTAATTTGGAAGAGACCTGAACAGCAAAGTTACTTATCTTTATTTCTGGTGAAGGTTATTACGTCAAATGTGTATATCTcctcaatttgaaaaaaatacgatATAATGTTCCTCCACTTTAATGGTTAAAATACCAGAGCGCATGCGTTATCTTTTCAGCTTgctattgaataaaaaaatgccATTCTGACGTTTTACAAGCTACTTGTTCATACCTTTCATAATCTTTAAagtgattttattattcattttactgcCATTATAATCATTTACAGAATGAAATGCGTACATAGCAATGAAACTCTATTACGTGTTTTATTACTCGTTACCACCCAAACTGTTACCCTCGAGACACATATTTCAGTTCGCTGCTTCAACCAGTGAGAGAGTCCACATATATTGACTACTGTAACAGCCACTGCTGTGAAACTTTATAAATTGTTGCATTAGGCTGAATCTTGgatctttcaaaacatttttttataagatATGTGATTTGTCCGAAAAACATAGCCGTCCAAGTTCTGACCTAATGATATATTTATGAGTAATGGTCTAGTTTTATGCAAGAAATTTATTAACTGCCATCTGTTTTAACTGAGCAAGAAGATATAATGACGCTAACGTTTTGACGTAGAAACGTAACGTCGTTGACGTCATGTGGTCTTGGATACACAACGTCAGTTATGTTTGTTATGTCCTGCTAGTCAGACGAGCATTCatatttaaaacgtttttttttactaacaaagAAAACTATTAAAATGAAACAGCAAGCTAACAGAGCAATGGTAAGTGGATACATTGTTTAATatctacaaatattgttttatatgagacatttgtattgaaataatgttttagatattcttttcaaacgtCTCTAGATTTGTTCAAAACGAGTCCGGTATTTACTGTCTCTCATCAGATCGCGCCATTTcttcaaatatataatttgtgTACACATAAACAGCACTGTCATAAGAtattgaataatgtaaaacacatttaaacaattaaattaaaaacaataaaaccaaATTCTGAAATACAATTTTGTGATTGTCTTTTTCAAAAAGTGACTCACATtaaatactgatttgaaatgaCGGTATGATAGGCATGCGTTAAACGTATTCATAGATTTTAAATTCGCCTTCTTTAAGACTGTGATTTTCTTTACCAGTGTTTAATTCCTTTATTATTCTTGGACCCGTTTCACGAAGATCTGaactaaagaaaaaaatgtttcaccaaAACGCCATCTGTTCGTCTGTGTCGAacaaaaatataatcatataTGTCACCACATTGATCGAGGACATATACTAAGTTTAGttttttactaatttattttagctcggttgtgatgaaagcttaaagacGTGCTCCAGTCCTACTTTTTAACCTTAAATattcactgaaaaagcatgaaaattctGACTATGACCTGTGaaataaagtgtggcgcgtggccgttaactgttacctattgtaaattgtaatcatgggttgcatacacacaatagaatttgtatagccgcggagcagggctttaaaggtTAGTTGAACAACTCTTGATTCcgtttcctggaaaaaccagtactttgtcatatgagaagtcatggtcgtgaccacAGTAGGGCTCAAACCAATGACCCCAgagttgagcggccgacaccttaaccgcttgggaaaaaaaaaaacgccaagGAAAGAACTTAGAATGAAAGGTCTGGACCTTTGCCAAACAGGCTCCAGATCTAAATGTCCTTAAATCGAACAGTGACGTTTGAGGTTTGTGAGCGGTGCGTTTAACTGTTAAATGGGTGTGTACAATTATATTTGCACACTTTCGTATAGCTTTACTTGTAATTCACTCTAGACtattgtcacagggtgagaaaaacgtgcagccagaccgggaatcgaacccgggacatCGGAAAACCGTTCTGATGCTCAACCGACCGAGCTACCCAGTCACCAACACATTTTCTCCACGTTTTAGTATTCAAGTTCTTTACCGCGACATATTCAAGTCCAGGTGCTATCTTATACACGACTTCTTAATTGCATCACCGGTACACATTTTGTACTATATGACCGCTCTACATCAAACACATGTTTACTGAACTAATAagtcaaataaatgaaaataaaaccaaaccTTTTATATCTGATGTCGTGTAATAAAAGACGTTTTGAATGGTTGGGCGATCAATAGTCAACATACTAATCCTTCGGTTCTCGGACCCCGggcaatagttttaactatttaCCGGTAAGCCTTTCAATTAAGTGTAAGTTTGCATAACTGACCGCTTTATGACTTGGTTGCCGGCTTGCCGCTCAACAGTCCTCACTCAACAGTCCTCACTCAT
The sequence above is a segment of the Mercenaria mercenaria strain notata chromosome 3, MADL_Memer_1, whole genome shotgun sequence genome. Coding sequences within it:
- the LOC128556003 gene encoding uncharacterized protein LOC128556003; this translates as MHEQLTYTVTHSNYSSPIRTAKYRSPIRTANYSSPIRTAKYRSPIHIANYSSPIRTVKYSSPIRTANYSSPIRTANYSSPIRTAKYSTPIRTALYRSPIRTVKYSSPIRIANYSSPIRTANYSSPIHIANYSSPIRTVKYRPPIRTVKYRSPIRTVNYSSRIRTAKYSTPIRTALYRSPIRISIYNWPIRTAKYSSPIRIANYSSPIRIANYSTPIRITARLHTTLTTSNNA